TCAGCCCGCTCAGGTTTCCAGAACCGGATGCAGGTGGCGCGTCCCCAGGGCCACTGCGGCCTGGGCGGCCGCCGCCCGGAGCGCTTCGTCGGTTCCTCCACCGCGGAGTGTGGCATCCAGATAGCCCGCGAGGAATCCGTCCCCGGCCCCGTTGGTATCCACGACCTCGGTGTCAACCGCATCGACCTGGTGAAAGCCGTCGCGGTCGTAGGCGATCGCCCCTCTCGCCCCGAGGGTGCAGATGACGGCTGTTGCACCGGCTTCGACGCGTGACCGCATGAAGTCGTGCGGGTCGGGCAGTCGGTCAGCGTTCATGAACACGTAAGACGCTGCCTCGATGAAGGGTGCGTGGAACTCGGCACTCCCGTCGTAATCGTGGATGTCCGTCCACAGCGGAGCGCCAGCGGCAACCGCAGCCGGAAGAAGCGCCCGGGAGGCCTCCGACAGATCCATGACGATCGCGGCGGCACCAATGCTGACCTCGGCGAACCGCCGTTCGTCGACCGGCGCGGGGGAAGGCGTCGACAGGTACAGCGACACCCGCTCGCCGGTGCGGGTCATCAGGTTGAGGTGCCGCTCGGCGGGGCCTGGAACGACGGATGCTGCCAGCTCAACCCCTGCGCCGGTAAGCGTGTCCCGCACACTCGTTGACATCTCGTCATCGCCGACCACCGTCATGCAGACGACGCGGTGGCCGAGTCCCGCCAGGTGCAGCGCCTTGCCGGCGGAGGTGCCGCCGACGGTCTGGAAATCCTCGAGCGCGAACTGCATGTGCGGCCGCGGTTCCGGCAGCCGGTCCAAGTAGACCATGTGGTTCCAGGACACGGGCCCGCAGATGACGATGTGTTCGGTCACGCGTCGATTCTGCAGGTGCGGCTCGGCCTCAGAGCCGAGGCTCGCTGGGCTGCAGCGTGCCTGGCCGAACTCCGGGTTCCGTCGATCCGAGGTCCATCCGGAAGGGCGGGTAGTCATCGCGCATCAGCGACGCGTAGACGATCGTCCGATACACCCACCGGTTGATGCCCATGATGAATTCGAACAAACGCACCCGGTACCGCCCGCTGAACAGCAGGATGACAGCGGCGATCAGCACCAGGGCGGTGAGTAGCGAGATTCCGCCGACTCGGCCGGCGGCATCCGGCCACCGATTGTCACCGGACCACCAGCCCCAGCCGCCCCAGTAGCCGGCCGTGTTCACGAGAGCCGCAACGATCACGTAGTGCGGGATGGCGAGCAGCCACCACTTGACCAGGACGAGCCCGTGCGAGAGGCGTTCGGGGTAGTCGACGTCGAAGTCGGCGGGGTAGTCGGTGGCGGAGAGCGTGAACGGTGGGTACCGGTCGGTGGCCAGCGCGGAATAGGCGTAGAAGGTTACCCGCCAGTTCCATCGCAGCACGCCGACGTTGAAGTTGAACAGTGAGCGCGGGTAGCGGCCGGTGAAAAGGATGGCGAAGCCGGCGATGATCGTGGTGATGAAGAAGGCGATCCAGAGCCCGAACAGCAGGATGAAGTGCGGAATGGCGAGCAGCCACTTCACGAGCCAGAGCCAACGGGACAGGGCGGGGTCGAGGTACCCGGTGAGGCTGGCGGGGTAGCGGCGGTTCTCGTCGGCAACGGTTGCGAGCGGCGGTCCGCCAGCTGCGGGTGGCCCGCCAGCTGCGGGCGGCATCCCGGCTGCGGGCGGTCCACCGGCGGCGGCCGGCGGCATCCCGGCAGCGGGAGGAACGCCGACGCCGGACGACAGTCCAGGTGCTGGTGGGCCTGCGACCGGCGGTCCACCAGGGGGCTGGGGCCGACGGCCGACTCGGCGGCCGATGCCGATCGCGCCGAGCACGAGTAGGGGGATGCCGAGGACGAGGGCAATGATGCCGCTGATCACGATCCCGGCGCCGATCGGCACCAACAGGTCGCTTCGGATGCCGGCCTGCACATCCACCGAGACGCCGCGGGCGGCGTCGGCGTTCATGATGACGAGTTCCCAATCACCGGGCTCTACCGACCACGCGATCTCCTGCTCGCCGGCGCCCGATGCGGATTCCTCCCAGAATGTCTGCGCGTCTGGCTCTTCAGGCGTGTCTGCTCCGGGAACTTCCCGGTAGTCGACTCGGAACGGGTTGGTTTGGATGTCGGTGACCTCGGTGTGCGCGACATCCTGCAGGTATCGCTCGACATCGGCGCGACGAGCGAGGCCGATGAACACGTCGTCACCGGTGGTCGATTCGACGGCGACCCTCACGCGGGCGACATCGAACGGCAGGCGCGGCGCTTCCCGGTCGGCGGTGAACCCGAGTCGCGGGGAGGTGAGCGCATACGACCCGGCGGTCAGGGTCTCAGTGCGCGTGGTGAAGTAACCATCGGCAGCCCCCTGCCGGGCGCCGATGACAGTGGCGGCGATGCCACCGGTGAGAAGTCCCAGTCCGGTGATCGTCAGCAGGATGCCGATCACCAACGAGACAATGGACCACGCTAGTCCGGCGCCCGATGGGGCCGGTCGGGGAGCGGTATCTGGGACAACGGGTTGCGACATTGCATCACCGATTTCGTCTCTTCGGGGGAGCGCTCGGGAGTTCTACCTGTCACGGCCAACTGTAATGTCGATGTTTCAGAAATGGCAGGGGTGCGGTCATCGCTCGAGAGTTCCTCCGGTGGAGTTTGCGGATTGAGCGTGCGTTTAGAAGGACTTTCTGCACGATCTCCGGCGTGTTGTGCCAGGCGCTGCGGCGTGTCGTCGGATCTCCTCTTTTACGCGCATGGACCGGCATGCCTGACTAGTCGGCCGGCGACCAGAGTGCTCTCCGTCGATTGACAGTCGATAGATAGTACGCGACTATCGATGTATGAAGCTTGATCTGCCCGTCGTTGTCCTCCGGCTGTTCCTCGCGGCGCTCTTCGCCTTCCTGGTTGTGATGCAGTTGTTCAGCCTGCCGGGGGACTTCGCTCATCAGGCGCAGCAGGCGCTGCCCGAGTTCGCGCACGTGAGCTGGCTGCTCCTGGTGTTCACCGAACTCGAGGCGTTGTGCGTGCAGGTCATCATCGTCTGCACCTGGATGCTGCTCGGGATGGTCAAGAAAGATCGGATCTTCAGCCCGAAGTCGCTCGGCTGGGTGAACGGAATCGTCTGGTCATTTGTAGTCGGGTGGGGGCTGTTGGTGGCGCTGGCCGGTTACCTCACCGCATTCATCTACTTCACGCCCGAAATCCGCGATCCTGGCGTGCCGATCCTGCTCTTCGGGATGGTGCTGTTCGGGGCAGTGCTGGTGCTGTTGATGGTCATCCTGCGTGCCCTGTTGCGTCAGGCGACGACGCTGCAATCCGACATGGAAGAGGTCATCTGATGCCCATCGTCGTGCGCATCGACGTTGAGCTGGCGAAACGCAAGATGAGCGTGGGGGAGTTCGCCGAACGCGTCGGACTCACCCCGGCGAACGTGGCGGTGCTGAAGAACGGCCGTGCCAAGGCGGTGCGTTTCAGCACCTTGGAAGCGATGTGCCAGGTGCTCGACTGCCAGCCCGGCGACCTGCTCGAGTGGGTACCGGAGGAAGCGTGAGCAACTCGCGGGGCCTCCGTCAGTCAGTTGCGTCGACGACCAACCACATCAGGCCGGGCTGCGCCAGGTTGTTGGTCGTCCGGATCCCGATCGAGTAGCTCGTCGCGCCCTGACTGCGAGCCCACTCGCGTGCCGCCGCGAAGCTCACCGGATCGAGGTCGTATGCGGAATGCACCGGGCCGCTCTTGAGGATCACGCGCAGGTCAAGATCCTCTTGCTCCCACATGGTGTCGCGCTCGTCTACGAGTCGCGCTTTGATCGCCATAGCGCGCAGCCTAGCTACTTGGCGGCGAGCAGGCGTTCCACCCGAGGCTTCACTTCGGTGGCGAGCAGCGTGAGGGATTCGAGGAAGTGCTGATGGGGCAGCCCACCGATGTCCATCTGCAGGAAGTGCCGCATGTGTCCCATGTATCCATGCAGGTGCACGATCCGCTGTGCGACATCGTCCGGGTCGCCGACGTAGTACGCCCCCGGTGCCTGGGCTTGCGCATCGTAGGCACGTTTGTCCGGGGCGGCCCAGCCGCGCAGCTTGCCCATCTCGAGGTTGAGGTTGTGCCATCCGGGGTAGAAGCGCTCCAATGCCTCCTTCTTCGTCGGCGCGACCAGACCAAGAGCGGCGATCGACACCTTGATGTCGTCGCCGGTGTGTCCGGCGTGGGCGGCAGTGCGGCGATAGAGCTCGGCCAGAGGCGCGAATCGGTGAGGCTCACCGCCGATGATGCCGTAGGACACGGGAAGTCCCAGCTGCCCCGCCCTCGCAGATGATGACGCGTTGCCGCCGGTGGCGAGCCAGATCGGCAACCGGCCGGCGACCGGTCGCGGCACCACAGCGAGATCCGTCAGGGTGGGGCGAACGGATCCCGACCAGGTGACCTGCTCGGAGGTGCTCTCATTGATGGTCATGAGCAGGTCGAGCTTCTCGGCGTACAGCTGGTCGTAGTCGCGGAGGTCGTAGCCGAACAGCGGAAAGGTCTCGACGGAGGATCCGCGCCCGGCGGTGACCTCCACGCGGCCACCACCGGAAATCGCGTCGGCCGTTGCGAACTGCTGGTAGACGCGCACCGGATCATCGGTGCTGATGATGCTCGCGGCGCTGCCGAGGATGATCTGGTTCGTAGC
The Diaminobutyricimonas sp. LJ205 genome window above contains:
- a CDS encoding DUF2975 domain-containing protein encodes the protein MKLDLPVVVLRLFLAALFAFLVVMQLFSLPGDFAHQAQQALPEFAHVSWLLLVFTELEALCVQVIIVCTWMLLGMVKKDRIFSPKSLGWVNGIVWSFVVGWGLLVALAGYLTAFIYFTPEIRDPGVPILLFGMVLFGAVLVLLMVILRALLRQATTLQSDMEEVI
- a CDS encoding LLM class flavin-dependent oxidoreductase — encoded protein: MEIGAYSFGDTQLNADGSQRSTAEAVRNLFEAIVHADNAGLDYFGIGEHHTLSMPASSPGAMIAAAAAATNQIILGSAASIISTDDPVRVYQQFATADAISGGGRVEVTAGRGSSVETFPLFGYDLRDYDQLYAEKLDLLMTINESTSEQVTWSGSVRPTLTDLAVVPRPVAGRLPIWLATGGNASSSARAGQLGLPVSYGIIGGEPHRFAPLAELYRRTAAHAGHTGDDIKVSIAALGLVAPTKKEALERFYPGWHNLNLEMGKLRGWAAPDKRAYDAQAQAPGAYYVGDPDDVAQRIVHLHGYMGHMRHFLQMDIGGLPHQHFLESLTLLATEVKPRVERLLAAK
- a CDS encoding DUF4389 domain-containing protein, which gives rise to MIGILLTITGLGLLTGGIAATVIGARQGAADGYFTTRTETLTAGSYALTSPRLGFTADREAPRLPFDVARVRVAVESTTGDDVFIGLARRADVERYLQDVAHTEVTDIQTNPFRVDYREVPGADTPEEPDAQTFWEESASGAGEQEIAWSVEPGDWELVIMNADAARGVSVDVQAGIRSDLLVPIGAGIVISGIIALVLGIPLLVLGAIGIGRRVGRRPQPPGGPPVAGPPAPGLSSGVGVPPAAGMPPAAAGGPPAAGMPPAAGGPPAAGGPPLATVADENRRYPASLTGYLDPALSRWLWLVKWLLAIPHFILLFGLWIAFFITTIIAGFAILFTGRYPRSLFNFNVGVLRWNWRVTFYAYSALATDRYPPFTLSATDYPADFDVDYPERLSHGLVLVKWWLLAIPHYVIVAALVNTAGYWGGWGWWSGDNRWPDAAGRVGGISLLTALVLIAAVILLFSGRYRVRLFEFIMGINRWVYRTIVYASLMRDDYPPFRMDLGSTEPGVRPGTLQPSEPRL
- a CDS encoding helix-turn-helix transcriptional regulator; translated protein: MPIVVRIDVELAKRKMSVGEFAERVGLTPANVAVLKNGRAKAVRFSTLEAMCQVLDCQPGDLLEWVPEEA
- a CDS encoding carbohydrate kinase family protein — protein: MTEHIVICGPVSWNHMVYLDRLPEPRPHMQFALEDFQTVGGTSAGKALHLAGLGHRVVCMTVVGDDEMSTSVRDTLTGAGVELAASVVPGPAERHLNLMTRTGERVSLYLSTPSPAPVDERRFAEVSIGAAAIVMDLSEASRALLPAAVAAGAPLWTDIHDYDGSAEFHAPFIEAASYVFMNADRLPDPHDFMRSRVEAGATAVICTLGARGAIAYDRDGFHQVDAVDTEVVDTNGAGDGFLAGYLDATLRGGGTDEALRAAAAQAAVALGTRHLHPVLET